Part of the Coregonus clupeaformis isolate EN_2021a chromosome 31, ASM2061545v1, whole genome shotgun sequence genome, TGGGCTCTCTGCCCACAGAGAGAGAGTATATAGAACACCTCTCAAACTCTTCAAAAATAATCCAGGCCTTCTCCTATGGTCACCTATGCAAGTAAACAACAGTGGGGTCTCGGCAGCCTTCACCAATGTGTTGCTACAGTTGCCGTGGTTATTGATTGATGTTTTCTCCTCTGATTTAGTGGCCAGGTTACTCATTATCTCTGAGTAGTTACTATGGTTTTTACAACTGGACACAGTCAGAGAGCCCAAAGtgcaggagagggacagggaccaTGTGTAACCAgtggatgtgtgtctgtgtgttttatctATTGATGAGTGACTAGGTGTGTAAAATGACATCTGTGGTCCTTTATGAGAACAAGCAGACATTATACTGGACATGACTTGAGTTACAATCAATACATTCATGTTGAAATAACTATCATATGTACACCGAACAAAaagataaacgcaacatgcaacaatttttgcaacagatttgactgagttacagttcctataaggaaatgagtcaattgaaataaacgccatacacgctgtctgccatctgcatggtacagttgaaaccggaatTAAtacgtgaagagcacacttctccagtgtgccggtgagcatttgcccactgaagtcggttacgacgccgaactgcagtcaagtcaagaccctggtgaggacgacgagcatgcagatgagcttccctgagaccgtttctgacagtttgtgcagaaattctttggttgtgcaaacccacagtttcatcagctgtctgggtggctggtctcagatgatcacgcaggtgaagaagccagatgttgaggtcctgggctggcgtggttacacgtggtctgcggttgtgaggccggttggacgtactgccaaattctctaaaacgatgttggaggcggcttatggtagagaaattaacattaaattatttggcaacagctctggtggacattcctgcagtcagcatgccaattgcacgcaccctcaaaacttgagacatctatagcattgtgttgtgtgacaaaactgcacattttagagtggccttttattgtccccagcacaaggtgcacctgtgtaatgataattctgtttaatcagcttcttgatatgccacacctgtcaggtggatggattattttggcaaaggagaaatcttTTTGTGCATAttaaacatttctgggatgttttacatgaaacatgggaccaacactttacatgttgcgtttatatttttgttcagtatataatttATATAGAGAGCCCTACTCTCTTCACCCTGCAGATTTTCTATGTGACCATTTCTATGTGATTTTAAAAGCCATAGGCCCTGTGTAACTGCTTCCTTTCAACTCTCTCTTCAGGAGATTGTTCGTTTCTGGCTGGAGAAGGGAGTGGACGGGTTCCGTATGGACGCTGTGAAGCACATTCTAGAGGCCAAGCACCTGAGGGATGAGCCCCAGGTGGACCCACAACAAGATCCTGTGAGCCTCTCCTCATTTCAGCCCATACACCTCTCTGATCCTGGGGAAGACTGTACCAGATTTCCCCCTGATTACTTTTGTGAATTAGATACTGAGAAAATGCCTAAGGAAGGCACTCAAAGGCCTGACAAAATGAGTGTTTTAATGTAAAGTAACACCTAACAACAACATTACTTTATCACAGATTAATAGCATGGGCATACTCTAATGGGCTGCCAGATTGTTCAGCATAGGGGAATTAACTTTCCCCTTGAGAGAACGAGAGGCCGGTCTACATTCTCACAGGGAAGGGATTACTAGGAGCATATTTCTCTGGATTTGTGAGTCACCGTTGGTTTTCCtctttcctccactctctcccctctctggcCCTGTTTTTCCtctttcctccactctctccccccctctggcCCTGGTTTTCCTCTCCCCCCTGGCCCTggtttcctcccctctctcccccctctggcCCTGATtttcctctttcctcccctctgGCCCTGGTtttcctctttcctccctctcccccccctggCCCTGGTtttcctctttcctcccctctctcccccctggcCCTGGTTTTTCCTCTTTCCTCCCCCCTGGCCCTGGTTTTCCtctttcctccactctctccccccctctggcCCTGGTtttcctctttcctcccctcACACCCCCCCTCTGGTCCTGGTTTTTTCCTctttcctctgctctctcccccctttcaggATACGATTGACACAGAGTTTGAGCTCCACCATGACTACACCACCACCCAGTTAGGGCTGCATGATATCCTGCAGGACTGGAGGGGAGAAATGGATGTCTACAGTAGAGAGCCAGGCCGATACAGGTATCCCACTGTCCTTTTCCCCCCTCAATGATTTGTCAGTAACACTTTACATGAAGTTGCTTTATACATGTGTAATAACACTTATTACTCCAGTAACAACATTGTTATAAACATGTTGTACATCATACTACCCAGGTATAATGGAAACTTAATATAAAGTGCTACCAATTGTCATATTCTGACTCACCTTCAAGTAAGTGGTATATTTCAATTTGTGTTGTCCTAACTTCCAACAGGTTCATGGTAGCTGAGTCCTATGACTATGAGGAGACTGAGAAGACCATGATGTACTATGGGACACCCTACGTCAAAGAGAGCGACTTCCCTTTCAACTTCTATCTGATGGACCTGCCAACTAATCTGACTGGAACTGGGGCTCAAGGCCTGGTCAATCTGTGGATGGCCAACATGCCAGTGGGGAAATGGCCAAACTGGGTGGTAAGTGAGTGGTTAGAAAAACAGAACTTGTCAACATCAGACATGTAAAAATGCAGTGTAACATTATGAGATAGCAGATATAAAGCTGTATTGATAAGAATTTCCCCTGGATGAATAGTGGTCTTGATAGAGCCCTGTTCCATTCTCTTGTCTTTAGGTTGGGAACCACGATAAGCCTCGTATCTCCTCCAGTGTTGGCCAGGACTACATTAAAGTGATCAACATGCTACTGCTCACCCTGCCCGGCACACCCACCACTTACTACGGAGAGGAGATAGGCATGGTGAACATCAATGTGACCATCGACGAGATCCAGGACCCCTTTGGAAAGTTTAACCCTGTAAGTGTACCGAACCTGGGATGCATTCACTGAAGTAAAATGTTTTGAATGTTGATAGAAATTTCATGGCGGACATGATTGCATATTCTACATGACAGACCATTGTAGCTCTTTCTACACAATATATTTATATCTGAACATTCTGTAACGTTGCATTTTATTGAACAAGCCCTTGGTCTACATTAGGCTCAGCTCTCAACTTCTACCTGTTCTGGGCCTGCTTGTACAACAGTCAACATCCAGGACTCTCTAATGCTGACAATTGTTCCTGTTCCCTCCTGTAGAATGCCAGTCGTGACCCTCAGAGGTCCCCCATGCAGTGGAGTGATGGGCCGAATGCTGGCTTCAGTGATGCCAATCATACCTGGCTGCCTATGCACCCACACCACACAACAGTCAATGTGGAGGTAGAGTACACTGCTCTCTTAGTGAGGAGATCTGTGTTACAGTCCTCAGTGAAACAGTAATGAGCGCAGTGTAACATTGAAACAACAGTCTCTCCAGGATTCCGTGTTCGCAATCTTTTTGTGCAAAATCAACAATTCCCTGCATAttattaacattttatattttagtcatttagacagggtttcccaaagtcgGTCCTGGGGCCTcacctgggtgcacgttttggcttttgccctagcactacacagccgattcaaaaaaccaactcatcatcaagctttgattatttgaatcagctgtgtaatgcTAGGGCTAAAACAAAAACGTGCACCCGGGGGGGCAGGACCGACTTTGGGAAACCTTCATTTAGtagacttatccagagcgacttaccggaGCAGTtagttaagtgccttactcaagggcacagacagatttttcacctaattgGCTCGGGgcttcgaaccagcaacctttcggttattggcccaaagctcttaatcgctaggctacctgcctcccctATTATGAAAGGGCTTGCTAATTTGATCAATCACCGCACCATTTCTGCGTTAAACAGGCAAATCGTCGCAATATTATTGCATACAACTGACCCATCACCGCAGTACAAAAAGAGGCCTTgcaatttcaaccaatcatcgCACATTTACCGCATCATTTGGTTCAATCAAGCCACACGTCAACAAACTTTTTCCCTCGTCAGCACATTTTCGTGACAAATTGGACAAAATCATTGCATATCACCATGCAAAATGTCAGAATTGCTGCAGCAAAATCAAGCAGCTTTGTCCACATACAGTATCACAAAAACTCCCACGAAAACCTGGTGGGACTGAAAAGAACAGTATTATGAGGTTGTGTGTATAGTTGTTCACTGTCATCGGATTGATACTATCAATTCTCTATTCTCCATGCCCTCCCAAGGCTCAGCAGAAAGACAGCGGGTCAGTTCTGTCTCAGTACCGTGCCCTGAGTCTCCTGCGACAGGCCCAGCTGCCTCTCCATCGGGGCTGGATGTGTTACGTCTGGAGCGACGCGGACGTCTTTGCCTTTCTGAGGGAGATAGACGGCCTGGACAAGGCCTTCCTCGTGGTGCTCAACTTTGGAGCGGACTCTGTTATAAACCTCTCAGCCATAACAGAGCTGCCGGAGCAGCTAACACTTCATATGAGCACCAAGCAGGAAAACTATGGGATGCCGGTGATTAAATCTTCAATTTCCACGgcgcgaggggaggggctgctaCTTGAGTACTCCACCCACGTGCGGTTCAACCCTGGCCACGCCTCCCAGTGTTTTGTCTCAGAGAAGGCCTGCTACCTGGGAGTCTTGGACATTCTGTATAAGTGCTGAGTACTGCAGCCTCAGAGTGGGAGGAGAAATCACCATGTCCTCGACAATCAAATGTGTTATGATGAGACTGGCTGTGATTGAGTCAGTGTATGTTCAAATAAGTTGACTGTTTGTTCAAAATGGTTGTTATTTGTTGT contains:
- the slc3a1 gene encoding neutral and basic amino acid transport protein rBAT encodes the protein MITTSQFLSTNDLEVDRHKFLDMSSGTANGSSMELGECIRNTGFHEDDKTEDAVGGDEENRTSTVRMSPGGEEDTYTQIKPYAGMPKEVLLLYSGQARYRLPREILFWLTVASTLALVALTITVVVLSPRCLSWWQSSPVYQIYPRSFKDSDSDGIGDLKGIVDKLDHFQYLNIKAIWISPFYKSPMKDFGYDVEDFRDIDPLFGSMQDFDDLLAAMHDKGLKLIMDFIPNHTSDTHKWFNLSSSGHPQYKDYYIWTNCNTTHAPNNWVSVFGNSSWTYVEERQQCYYHQFLKEQPDLNFRNPHVRREMTEIVRFWLEKGVDGFRMDAVKHILEAKHLRDEPQVDPQQDPDTIDTEFELHHDYTTTQLGLHDILQDWRGEMDVYSREPGRYRFMVAESYDYEETEKTMMYYGTPYVKESDFPFNFYLMDLPTNLTGTGAQGLVNLWMANMPVGKWPNWVVGNHDKPRISSSVGQDYIKVINMLLLTLPGTPTTYYGEEIGMVNINVTIDEIQDPFGKFNPNASRDPQRSPMQWSDGPNAGFSDANHTWLPMHPHHTTVNVEAQQKDSGSVLSQYRALSLLRQAQLPLHRGWMCYVWSDADVFAFLREIDGLDKAFLVVLNFGADSVINLSAITELPEQLTLHMSTKQENYGMPVIKSSISTARGEGLLLEYSTHVRFNPGHASQCFVSEKACYLGVLDILYKC